The genomic segment CAACCTCGACCCTGCAACCAATCCCCAAGAGACTCAAGTGAGCCTCGAGAAATTTATGACTCCATGCTCAAAAGAACTGCCATTCAGATTGAACGAAATCAAGACATATTTCTGACTAGCTGTAGATTACCTCCATCTCACCAAACGCTTTGGCATCATCGCAGTCTCCCAGATCCCCTTTCAGTACCTGCTGGCATTGAAGAACTTCAGCCCCATCGCTAAGGCTTTCCGCACATCTCACGAGGAGCTGAACAAATGGCACCGCGTTCTCTCCCGTGTGACGCTATCCCTTCTTGTCCTCCACGCCGTATTTTACCTGAACTTCTTCGTGGCCAAAGGCATCGTTCAGAAGCGCCTCTTTGCACCCGTTGTCTTCGCCGGTGTCGTTGCGTTTGCAACCATGAACATGATGACTTCAACAGCGGCTGCCACCGTTCGAAGGTACTCGTACCGCGTCTTCTTCATCACCCATCTTATCGGCGCTTTTGCAATTCCGGTCCTGGTCTTCTTCCACGCCAAGTCGGCTCGCCTGTTTATGATCAAGGCTATCATCGTCTTCCTCATCGACCTTACCGTCCGTCGTCTCCGGACTGTAATGGCTCTCTCAAAGGTTGAGACCATTCCCGGCACGAATCTGATCAAAATATCCGCCTCAATCCCTCAGCACAAGATCAATGCTTTCCATACTCGCCCAGGTTCCCACATCTACCTCAGCGTACCCGCCGCGGCACGACCTGGAGCTGGCCCAACATCCCCTGATGCAATGCTCTTTGAATTTCTCTTCAATCCCTTCACCGTTGCATCCGTCGACGAGGATAACGGCAGCCTCACTCTGGTAGCTCGGCAACTTGATGGCCCGCTCACACGACATCTCGGCCGCTTCGCAAACGCGGGCACGGGCATCGAAGACGGCAAGGTCCCGCTCTGCATCGAGGGCCCGTACGGTGCCGCATCCCTCCACTTTGACAAACTCACCGGCTCCTCAGTCGACCGCTTCCTGTTGGTTGCCGGCGGCGTGGGCGCAACCTTTACCGTACCAATTTACCACGCCATCCTTCAAGACAACCCCAGCGCCAAGGTCGAACTCGTCTGGTCCATCCGCGGCGCCAGCGACACAGCCTGGGCTACGGCCGCCGAAAAGTCCATCTCCAAGAGCATCATCGACGACCCCAATGTCCGCGTCTTCCTCACAGGCGATGCCCTCGACTCGGACTCTACTGGTCCCATGGCCGGGCTTCCCTCCGAGACGAACGCCGAGGGCGAGATGGAGATGAGCTCGCTGCAACGTGACCGGAGGCGGAACCGCCTCACCAGCGAGAGCAGCCGCAAGCGTCCGGACTTACGCAAGATCGTTGACGAGTTCTTCAGGCAGGGGGCCGAGGAGAGGGTCGCGGTACTTGTGTGCGGGCCGGCGGAGATGGGACGGGAGGTGCGGGAGTATGTCGGCGCGTGGGTCATGAGGGGCCGGGACGTGGTGTGGCACAATGAAGCCTTTGGCTGGTGAGGGTCTGCATGTGTGTAATTTGAATACTTTGAGTCGATAGAAGGTCATGGCCGAGGCTACTGGGTTGGCGTTTCTGTCTTGGTTTTTCGTTGGTCTACCCTAGAAATCATAGCCATTGTTCCAAATTCTCCGTTTCTGGCCCTGGCTCAGTAGTCGTATTCTGGTCCTCACGATGTAAGAGTGAGATATGCACAGTATGATGAGGGGAAAGAATGTCATTTTATCTATTACGAAACACGCTGCTAGGATGAAAGGCCTCCCTAAACGCCAAAAATCGTAACTCAATGCTCATCCGTCATATCGCACACGTTCTCTGGCTTCCTCCTTGCTACAGAGCTTTAATCAGCCCGCTTCTTGGAGTCGCCAATATCTCCCGTATCCATATCCTTGCTCTTGACTCCGCCGATGTCACCATCGCCATCTTCCTCTTCCCAGTCATCCACCTGGTTCTCATCCCAATTGTCCACTTCCTCCTCAAGCGACCTGCCTCCACTGCTAGCACCAGCACCAACACCAGCGCCCCCGTCCCTCGCACCACTAGCCTCAACAACACCAGTCTCATGTCCCTCACCAAGCTCTAcatcctcctcgtcctctcCGGGGACAGCCTGGTACGTCTTGGTGCGGCGCTTGCGCTCGAGCATGCGCTTGTGGTACCACGAGCACAGGCCGATGCCCGCGAGCGAGCCGACGACGTTGGCGACGATGTCGTAGAAGTCGAACTCGCGGCCGTTGGGGAGGAAGCCCTGGAGGAACTCGGAGCCGACGCCGAGGATGAAGGTGCAGACGGTGAGGGTGAGGTTGAGGGTGCGGCGGCGGTTGGTGTCGAGGATCCAGTAGAAGACGATGgtgaggaggaagaaggtTGTGAAGTGGAGGACCTTGTCGTTTACGTATTGGCCGAGTTGGAGGGTTGTTAGGCCCGCGTAGCCtgcgacgaggaggagggcgaAGAAGACGCCTGAGGAGGGGGAGGTGAGTGTTAGCTTGGGTTCTGCGTACTTGCGTTTGCGAGCTTGAGCTGAAGTTTGAGCTCGAATGGAGATGAAGTTGAGCTTGAGCTTGGGCTGGGGCTTAGGCTGGAGCTGAAGCTGAGAGATGGAGCTACATTGTCCACTCGGCTCTGCAAGGAATCGATGAAGATCCAGAACCATGGTTGACCGTGGTCGAGACTCTTGACGTACCTGCAAAGGGCAAACGTATCCGCATTTTGAAGAGACCTGCAGGAGCTGCTGCAGATGGTGGTGTGATTGGTAGCTTGCGATGGTAGCTAAGGTAGCTAAGCCTTTGGAGTGTCTCGAAGAATTATGGGCGGTTCGAGTGATGGAGGTGTGTAAGGACGTTCAGCTACAAGCTGGTAGACGAGAGAGATGTCGAGGTTCGTGTTGTGCGTTTGCTTCTCAAAGATGAAAGGGAAACTGGCCAGGGTTGTTCGTAATGGGGTCGTCACGGACGAGGGTGAGGTGTCCAGCTGGCCGGAGCTCCCAAGCGACTGGATCGGGGTGAGCGAGGgagagctttttttttttggtccTGGTGCGGGAACGCGAAATGGAGTTCAGCCCACTGACGGAAGGAGATGTGCAGCAATGGTGGCGCCCCCCAACCCCAGGCTTTACTGCGTAAGGTACGGGACCTTTCTTCGAGGACAGGGGTAGGCCCCCGAGGATTTTGGAGCAGATGGAGGGGGCCCGGTTTGGTCGGGTTCAGGTGGCCCGGGCGGAAGATGCCGTGGGCCGCAGTTAGGTACTGTCGCGATATGGATGTCTGGGGGTGCCAGACGCGATGCGCGCCCGTGGATGCGAATGAGGTCACTGGGGGTGGGTGGTGGGAATTGTGAGGTGCACGGGATGATTTGTAAAGGGAGCGAATTGACATGTCTGGTGGTGTTGCGGAGAGTCGCTAGAGACTTTCTGACATTTTCAAACCTCTGTAAATCACATAAGCATCACCACTTTGTTCGGCATTAAAGTACTCCCAACTTCCTCCTCCCCTCCCAAAAACAAACTCTCTGTGTTGTGTTGCTGGCCCGTCCTGCTGGTGTGCTTTGGTGCCTGGGGTGCGCTTCGTGGCTCGTTGCTGACTGCGACTGGTTGGCTGGGGCCATCACGTGACAAAAACGTACGCGATCCGATCGCTCAGCGCTGGGCCAAGGGGGGGAATTACGGTGGCCTCCGCTCGCGCCGTCGTCGGCATTGGAAGTTCATGTACCTGCATCCCGCAATCGCGGCATCCATCATCACCCCAGTGCACCTCATTTCTGGGTCCGAAAAAAAGGTAGATGAATCGACGAGCATACTGAGACCTTGACAATTCGTTTTTAAGTACATGCGACAGTCTTCGTGGTGGTCTGTGCTGCGTAACTCGTGGTCAACCAAGGTTCCCTGTACCGCTAGCAGCGACCAACTCGCCGTCTTCAGGCAAGGGAAAAGTTCCATCGCGTACTTGCGTACGAGCCTCTCCAAATCCTCAACCTCACCTCTCGGAACCACCCAAAAGACCCCCTATTCCAATCCATCAATACACAACAACCACAATCCGTCACGTCTCCGAAACGCAAAGCTCATCTCTATCGATGTCGCTCTTTCTACTGATGCGCTCATAACGACCCTTTGCCGC from the Colletotrichum lupini chromosome 3, complete sequence genome contains:
- a CDS encoding ferric reductase like transmembrane component — its product is MSWPYRFVDLSKEEVQIRRQTLDRYGSYAQYSALTPIIIALLFRLGAYLSQRWQSGASYSAVPGSPELKTKRQSWSHSWDATIKKWKWWLADDVYFMGQHWGQKDQWVFGLAWASWLLVLSVLETGDDYLHLTKRFGIIAVSQIPFQYLLALKNFSPIAKAFRTSHEELNKWHRVLSRVTLSLLVLHAVFYLNFFVAKGIVQKRLFAPVVFAGVVAFATMNMMTSTAAATVRRYSYRVFFITHLIGAFAIPVLVFFHAKSARLFMIKAIIVFLIDLTVRRLRTVMALSKVETIPGTNLIKISASIPQHKINAFHTRPGSHIYLSVPAAARPGAGPTSPDAMLFEFLFNPFTVASVDEDNGSLTLVARQLDGPLTRHLGRFANAGTGIEDGKVPLCIEGPYGAASLHFDKLTGSSVDRFLLVAGGVGATFTVPIYHAILQDNPSAKVELVWSIRGASDTAWATAAEKSISKSIIDDPNVRVFLTGDALDSDSTGPMAGLPSETNAEGEMEMSSLQRDRRRNRLTSESSRKRPDLRKIVDEFFRQGAEERVAVLVCGPAEMGREVREYVGAWVMRGRDVVWHNEAFGW
- a CDS encoding VanZ like family protein, translated to MVLDLHRFLAEPSGQCSSISQLQLQPKPQPKLKLNFISIRAQTSAQARKRKYAEPKLTLTSPSSGVFFALLLVAGYAGLTTLQLGQYVNDKVLHFTTFFLLTIVFYWILDTNRRRTLNLTLTVCTFILGVGSEFLQGFLPNGREFDFYDIVANVVGSLAGIGLCSWYHKRMLERKRRTKTYQAVPGEDEEDVELGEGHETGVVEASGARDGGAGVGAGASSGGRSLEEEVDNWDENQVDDWEEEDGDGDIGGVKSKDMDTGDIGDSKKRAD